A single window of Vigna radiata var. radiata cultivar VC1973A chromosome 4, Vradiata_ver6, whole genome shotgun sequence DNA harbors:
- the LOC106758240 gene encoding uncharacterized protein LOC106758240 encodes MTTTPGAFPQIPEYDKKIKYYLGEVIDLDYEEDQDRLVKPRKKDHPQKLKDSGTLALPCVINDVDIGRAMIDSGSSVNLMPFSDFKKIGGLRLKPVNTTLTIADGSIKKPVGMVEDVIVRIEELEFFIDFLVVDMILEEKKVCK; translated from the exons ATGACAACTACTCCTGGAGCATTTCCACAAATTCCTGAGTATGACAAGAAGATCAAgtactatcttggagaggtaattGATCTTGATTATGAAGAAGATCAGGACCGGTTGgttaagcctagaaagaaggaCCATCCACAGAAATTGAAGGATTCAGGGACTTTGGCTCTTCCTTGCGTGATCAATGATGTGGACATAGGGAGAGCCATGATCGATTCAGGatcaagtgttaatttgatgccctttagtgatttcaagaagatcGGAGGGCTAAGATTAAAACCAGTCAATACTACCCTGACAATTGCGGATGGATCTATCAAGAAGCCAgttggtatggtggaagatgtaaTTGTTCgaattgaggagttggaattctttATTGATTTTCTAGTTGTGGACATG atacTTGAGGAGAAGAAGGTATGTAAATAG